ATCATGCTGGACGCCATGATCGATAACAGTGTTTCGACCGATTCAGCCGTAATGTCGGGCACATACTGGTCTAAACCGGTTTCATTGGCCGCCCGGGCCAGCAAGGCGCCAAAGATCGACAGCACGCAGGCCGCCAGCGGTTTCACCCAGAGTTTTTCGCCAAACCGGTTAAGGTAGAACTGCATTTCACCGGCGAGTTGACCCATTCGCATCAGGGGATTTTCCTTGGAGGTATGATGTGGCTGAGCAGTCGCACAAGTCCCTGTCAGCTCCACGAAAATCTGGAGTTTACCTTGTTAACCCCTAAACAGCGCATTCAAGATGTTTGGCCGGTATGGGGTGGGCCGGGTATGCCCGGCCCGGCTTTGGGGGCAGCCGCGCAAAACCTCAAGCACGCTCACGCTCAATACGCACCGGCACCGATTTCGAACCCGGCGTTTTCGAGAGTTCGTCGTGATGCGTGACCGGCACCAGCACGTTGCACTCGGGATAGTACGAGGCAACCGTCCCCGGCGGTATCCGGTAGGGGGTGACAACAAGGCCACCCAGGCGTCTGTCCACGCCGTCGTCCAGGTCCGTGATCAGCTGGACGACATCGCCTTTTTCAAACCCTGCCCGTTCGATATCGTCCGGATGCATCAACAGCACATCCCGCGTACCTTCAATGCCATGAAAGCGATCCGAATAGCCATAGACGGTGGTATTGAACTGATCGTTGGAACGCATCGTCAGCAGGCTGTAGCGCCCGGGGCCCGGGTCAAATCCCAGGGACGTCAGTTTTTCCGGCGTGGTGAACAGGGCGTGCTTTTCCGGCGTATTCCAGATACGTTCATGGGCGCCAATGCCGCGATAGAAACCACCCGGTTCGAACAGGCGCTGGTTGAAGTCCCGGAAGTCATCGGGATAGGTCTGCTCGATCAGGTCGCGGACCTGCGAATAGTCCGCCGTCCATTCATCCCACTTTACCTTCGGGTTAGGCGGCAACAGCGCCTTTGCGATACCTGCGACGATAGCGAGTTCGCTTTTAAGGTGCTCCGAGGCCGGTGATCGACGGCCGGTCGATCCACTGATCATCGAGAAGCTGTCTTCCGTGGATATGGCCTGCGGCCCGGTCGCCTGTTCATCGACTTCCGCGCGCCCCAGGCAGGGTAGGATGTAGGCGTTCTTGCCGGGGTAGAGGTGGCTCCGGTTGAGCTTGGTGGAAATCATCACGGTGAGGTTCTGGCGAGTCCAGGTGTCTTCCATGCGATGCTGGTCCGGCACGGCTCGCAAGAGGTTGCCGCCCAGACAGATGCTGGCCTTCACCGTACCGGCGAGTAAGCCCTCGACCATTTCAACGATGTTGACGCCGTCCTCGGTCGGTGGATCGAAGTCAAACAGTTCACGAAGCTTGTCCATGGGAACAAGATCGGCTTTCTCGGCAATACCCACCGTACGCTGGCCCTGGACGTTGGAATGACCCCGGACCGGGCACACGCCGGCACCCGGCCGCCCTATGTTGCCTCGCAGCATCAGCAGGTTCACGAGCAGGCCAATATTGACGGAGCCATGGGTATGCTGGGTCAGCCCCATGCCGTAGACGCCGATAACCCGCTCTGCCGCCATATAGGTATCGGCGGCCTCTTTCAGGGCAACCCTGGTCAGGCCACTACCGGCTTCGATATCCTCCCATGCCGCCGCCTCGACGGATGCGAGAAAGCGATCGAATCCCTGGGTATGCTTTTCAATAAATGCAACGTCGATGATCCGCTCTTCGCCGTTTCGCTGGGCGGCCTGATCGGCTTCGATGACGTGTTTACAGATCCCCATGATGGCAGCCACATCGCCACCGGAACTCAACTGGTGGTACTGGTCGGAAATTTTGGTCTCGCGCCCGGTTGCCATATCGCGCGCACTTTGAGGATCGACAAAGGCCACCAGCCCCTGCTCGATGATCGGATTGAACGTCACGATGCTGGCGCCGCGCTTTTTGGCGTCTTTCAGCGGATGGAGGAAACGGGGACTGTTGGTACCGGGATTCTGGCCAAAGAAGAAAAACGCGTCGGCCTCTTCGAGGTCCTCCCAGACAATCGTGCCCACTGGCGACCCGATGACCTTTTTCAGGCCTACCGACGTGGTTTCATGGCACATATTCGAACTTTGGGGGAGATTGTTGTTGCCGTAGAGGCGCGCCATCAACGCGTAGAGATAAGAGGCCTCAAGGCCCGCGTGGCCGGAGGAGTAGAACACGGCGCTTTCAGGCTCGAGCGCATTCAGCTCCGTCGCGATATCGTTAAATGCGTCAGCCCAGCCCACCGCCTCATAACGATCGTGCTCCGCGTTGTAGCGCAGCGGATGGGTCAGGCGCCCGGTCTTTTCCAGCTCGTGATCCGTCCAGGAACGCAGCCCGTGCACTGTGTGCCTATCCCAAAACTCAGGCGTGCACCGGTCCGTCGTCAACTCCCACAGCACCGCCTTGGCACCGTTCTCGCAGAACTCGAAAGCACTGTAGTTCTTGGGCTTTGGCCAGGCGCATGAGTTGCACATGAAGCCGCCTGGCTTGTTCATCCGCCGGAGCGTATCCAAGGCTGTGGGCGAGGCCGAAGCCTCCACGGAAATGCTGGCGATGCCTTTCAGCGATCCCCAGCCGCCTGCCGGTTTGTTGCTCTGCACCACGTCATCGTCTTTGCTCATAGGGATCCCTCCTCTGAATCGGTGTATACGCTATCACCGCTGTAGAGATCAGAGGGGAAACACAGGATATGGAATTTGCCCGGGTCAAGGCCGCATCCTTTTCCGTTCGGATACGATCACAATGCAGTAAGCGCGGCTTACATCGAGGGTTCTATCGCGGACGCAAGGACGATTCGAGCTAAATCCAGTCGATGACAGAAAGGCGAATGAGCACAGGCTGAGTCATAATTAGTGCGTCTCAAACGCCGCTCTCGATCGCCACACTTGATCGCAATACAGCCTTATCCCTACCCGGCGGTGCGCCAAACAGTCTGTGGTAGTCGCGACTGAACTGGGATGCGCTTTCATAACCGACCTGGTAGCCGACACTGGCCACTTCCTGCTCGCTCAGCAACAGCCTCCGGGCTTCCTGCAATCGCACCAGCTTCTGGAACTGCACCGGCGTGAGTTGGGTGATGGTCTTGAAATGGCGATGGAAGGAGGCGGGACTCATGCTCGCCATTCCCGCCAGGTCAGCCACCCTGAAGGGCTGCTGGTAATTTGCCTGTATCCAGGCGGTGACCCGGCCAATCCGGGCGGTTTCGCTGTCTTTGAGGCCAACTTCCTGCAATGGCGGCCCCAGAGGCGAGCGTAATAAACGCCAGCAGATCTCCCGGCGGACGAGCGGTTCCAGCACATCACGATCTTGCGGCTGGTCGAGCAACCGGAGCAGGCGAATGACAGGATCGTACATGTCGTCCGGCACCCCGGCTGTGACCAGTGCCGCTGGTTTGGGGCCCCGGTATGTTACCTCCGGATGCGCCAGCAATAGCTCGGAAATCATTGCCGGATCGATCGACAGGCTCAACGCCAGGTACGGCTGATCAGGGGAGGCTTCCACAATACGGGAGTTTACCGGCACATTGACGGACGCGAACAAACACTCGCCCCGACGATAGTGAAAGGTCGAATCACCAATCGCACTGACTTTCGCCCCCTGCAACACAACACAAAACGAGGTCTGGTAGAGGGCACGGATGGTGCCGCTGGGCTCCGGCGCCCGGGTCAGGCGCAAACCGTCGATACCGGTTTCCGGGCCGTAGGTGAGCCATTGCCGCTCGACAAGATCACGCAGCAAGTTCAGTGATGGGGGGCCCGGTTGCACCGGAACGATGTTGGGCTGGATAGTCATGGAAGCCTCCTGTTCTGGACGAATCATAGGCCGTCCGACGCAGCGCTTCATCCGATCCGACCCCAGCCTGATAGGATCAGGCAAGACTATGACAGTTTCCGCCAGCCCGATCCGACCGGCTTCACCGTAGCATGAACTCACCGTCCTGTTCCGGCAGGCGCTTCCACGACGACGAGGTGATCGACTATGACAACGCCCAACATAACCCAACCCGCGACTGACACTCCCCTCCGTCTCCGGACGCTGGGCAACTCGGGTCTGTTCGTATCGGAGTTGTGCCTTGGCACCATGACTTTCGGCGGCGGTGACGACATGTGGGGGCTGATCGGACAACTGCAGCAAGAGCAGGCCGATGAGCTGATGCAAACCGCCCTGGCCGCCGGCATCAACTTCTTCGATACCGCAAACGTATACGGGGGCGGCGCCAGCGAGCGCATCGTCGGCCAGTCGCTAAAAAACCTGGGCGTCCGTCGCGAAGATATCGTGCTGGCCACCAAGGTGCTGGGCCCGATGGGTGAAGGGCCCAACAGCCGCGGCGCTTCCCGCGGCCATATCATGAACGCGTGCAAGGCCAGCCTGCAGCGCTTGCAGACCGACTACATCGACCTCTATCAGATCCACGGTTTTGACCCGGCCACGCCCATCGAGGAAACCCTCGAGGCACTGAACACCCTGGTGGATCATGGCCATGTTCGCTATGTCGGGCTATCGAACTGGGCCGCCTGGCAAGTGATGAAGGCGGCGGGTATCGCCCGGGCCCGGCAGCTGTGCCCGATTCTGTCGTTGCAGGCGTACTACACCCTCGTGGGCCGGGACCTGGAGCGAGAGGTTATCCCCATGCTGGCGTCCGAAAACATCGGCCTGATGGTATGGAGCCCTCTGGCCGGCGGCTACCTCTCCGGCAAGTACGAAGGACCGGACGTGTCCGAAGAAAACCGGCGCGCCAAGTTTGATTTCCCACCGGTAGACCGGCAACGCGGCAGCAAGATCATCGCTGTCATGAGGGAGATCGCCGCAGGCAAGGAAATCGACGGACAGCCCGTGAGCGTGGCTCAAACCGCCCTCGCCTGGCTACTGCACCAGAACGCCGTTACCAGTGTCATCGTGGGCGCCAAGCGGGTAGACCAGCTACGGGATAATATCCTTGCGGCACAGGTTCAGTTCTCCGGCGACGAACTGACAGCTTTGGATGAAGTGAGCCGCCTGCCGGCCGAATATCCAGGCTGGATGCTGGAGCGCCAGGGCGGGTACCGGGCTCCGAAGAAGAACTGATGTTCCATACGGCTCCAACCACGCGGGTTGGAGCCCGTATAGCGTTTTTGCAGACGATACGGTTTTTAATGAGACG
The window above is part of the Marinobacter nanhaiticus D15-8W genome. Proteins encoded here:
- a CDS encoding FdhF/YdeP family oxidoreductase — translated: MSKDDDVVQSNKPAGGWGSLKGIASISVEASASPTALDTLRRMNKPGGFMCNSCAWPKPKNYSAFEFCENGAKAVLWELTTDRCTPEFWDRHTVHGLRSWTDHELEKTGRLTHPLRYNAEHDRYEAVGWADAFNDIATELNALEPESAVFYSSGHAGLEASYLYALMARLYGNNNLPQSSNMCHETTSVGLKKVIGSPVGTIVWEDLEEADAFFFFGQNPGTNSPRFLHPLKDAKKRGASIVTFNPIIEQGLVAFVDPQSARDMATGRETKISDQYHQLSSGGDVAAIMGICKHVIEADQAAQRNGEERIIDVAFIEKHTQGFDRFLASVEAAAWEDIEAGSGLTRVALKEAADTYMAAERVIGVYGMGLTQHTHGSVNIGLLVNLLMLRGNIGRPGAGVCPVRGHSNVQGQRTVGIAEKADLVPMDKLRELFDFDPPTEDGVNIVEMVEGLLAGTVKASICLGGNLLRAVPDQHRMEDTWTRQNLTVMISTKLNRSHLYPGKNAYILPCLGRAEVDEQATGPQAISTEDSFSMISGSTGRRSPASEHLKSELAIVAGIAKALLPPNPKVKWDEWTADYSQVRDLIEQTYPDDFRDFNQRLFEPGGFYRGIGAHERIWNTPEKHALFTTPEKLTSLGFDPGPGRYSLLTMRSNDQFNTTVYGYSDRFHGIEGTRDVLLMHPDDIERAGFEKGDVVQLITDLDDGVDRRLGGLVVTPYRIPPGTVASYYPECNVLVPVTHHDELSKTPGSKSVPVRIERERA
- a CDS encoding aldo/keto reductase, coding for MTTPNITQPATDTPLRLRTLGNSGLFVSELCLGTMTFGGGDDMWGLIGQLQQEQADELMQTALAAGINFFDTANVYGGGASERIVGQSLKNLGVRREDIVLATKVLGPMGEGPNSRGASRGHIMNACKASLQRLQTDYIDLYQIHGFDPATPIEETLEALNTLVDHGHVRYVGLSNWAAWQVMKAAGIARARQLCPILSLQAYYTLVGRDLEREVIPMLASENIGLMVWSPLAGGYLSGKYEGPDVSEENRRAKFDFPPVDRQRGSKIIAVMREIAAGKEIDGQPVSVAQTALAWLLHQNAVTSVIVGAKRVDQLRDNILAAQVQFSGDELTALDEVSRLPAEYPGWMLERQGGYRAPKKN
- a CDS encoding AraC family transcriptional regulator; translation: MTIQPNIVPVQPGPPSLNLLRDLVERQWLTYGPETGIDGLRLTRAPEPSGTIRALYQTSFCVVLQGAKVSAIGDSTFHYRRGECLFASVNVPVNSRIVEASPDQPYLALSLSIDPAMISELLLAHPEVTYRGPKPAALVTAGVPDDMYDPVIRLLRLLDQPQDRDVLEPLVRREICWRLLRSPLGPPLQEVGLKDSETARIGRVTAWIQANYQQPFRVADLAGMASMSPASFHRHFKTITQLTPVQFQKLVRLQEARRLLLSEQEVASVGYQVGYESASQFSRDYHRLFGAPPGRDKAVLRSSVAIESGV